TTCGTGGAGGTCCTGTGCTCGCGTGTCGGGTAGGGTAAGCCTGTGTAGGGCCCGTGTTGAATTGATATCGAGTAACACACTCGCGTGTTCTGCCTGTGTGATCAACGTTTCCCATTCGTCCTCAGGACTGATCCCCGTCAGAAAGCCTATGGCGATCCCCCTTTCGACGTCGAAGGTTTGGGACTGGTGTAGCAATTCGCGAGCGTGGTCCACGCCGATGCGAAACGCCAGTCGGCGCGTGCCGAGCACCAGCCCAAACTGCAGTCCCGGCATGCGGAATGTCGTACTGGGTGCGGCGATGCGGGCAGCGCAAGCACAGATGAGATCGACACCAGCGCCGAAGCAGGGGCCGTGGGCAAGGGCGAGTGTGTGGTACGGTGCGTGATGCAGCGTCTGGAGCAGTTGCTCGATGCGTACGAAACGCAATAGCAGATCACCTTCGGAAGTGTCCTCAAATCCAGAAAAATCAAAACCCGCACAAAAGCTGCGTCCTTCACCACGCAATACTAGCAGGCGAGTTTCGTCGTGCGCGGCAGCTTTCACGATGTGAAGCAGAGCGTCAACGGTTTTGCCATCAAGCGCGTTCCGCTTGTCTGGACGGTTGAGCGTAACGAATACCGTGTGACCGCGGCGTGTGTAGTTGACGCTATCGGGCAGGGCGAGCGGAGCGTTCATAGTAATTCTCCATTGCTGTTGAGTGCCTTCCCATATGACCGCGGTTGTAGCGCAGTTGTGTCATTCAGTCTGTCAACTTGTGCGAGCCAAGAAGAAGTTGCATAGAGTTTGCGAATGGTGTTCGATTGGCACGTACAACACACGATATTGCGTGCGCATACAAGAGACTGTATTCGCAGTAGAACTTAAACAGGTGGTTTTAAGACCCGGGCAGATCTCGTGTGTATCCAATAACGGAGTGGATCGATTGATTGCACTCCATGTGTCCGATCTCAGTCCGGCCGTAGGCGTGGGATCGAGGTCAGCGAGCCGTTGGTTGTGCCTACTCAAACTGTTTCAACCAACGGCTCGCCACCCCCGAAGCTATACTTTGGGAAATACGTAGGGAAGCGCCCTTGCCCGCATAAATTCTACTTCGGTGTTATTACTATAAGGCATCTGAAGCTCGCGGGCCTTCATCAGGCTTGCGTAGACTTCACGGGAGTACTTGTCACTGCTGATAATGGTTTCAATGACCTTCCCAATCTCGTTGCCAATGGCAACTAGAGATTCATCATCAATGACTCTCTCCTGCGTACCGTGCTTTGATATAAATTCTTGGAATTGGGGTCCGCTATACCAAACGAATTCGCTGAGCATTCGCACGTTTGTCGCGGCGGCACATTGCTCAATGAGTGCTTGATTTTCTTTGGACAATCCATCCCAGGCTTTGCTGTTGATAAACAATTCTAGCGCAGTCCCACTTTCATGGAAGCCAGGCGTGTAGTAGTACTTCGCAAAACGATAAAACGCCATGGATGCTTCGCCATGCG
The nucleotide sequence above comes from Pseudomonadota bacterium. Encoded proteins:
- a CDS encoding enoyl-CoA hydratase/isomerase family protein, translated to MNAPLALPDSVNYTRRGHTVFVTLNRPDKRNALDGKTVDALLHIVKAAAHDETRLLVLRGEGRSFCAGFDFSGFEDTSEGDLLLRFVRIEQLLQTLHHAPYHTLALAHGPCFGAGVDLICACAARIAAPSTTFRMPGLQFGLVLGTRRLAFRIGVDHARELLHQSQTFDVERGIAIGFLTGISPEDEWETLITQAEHASVLLDINSTRALHRLTLPDTRAQDLHELVASAARPGLIERIRRFRS